A DNA window from Salvia hispanica cultivar TCC Black 2014 unplaced genomic scaffold, UniMelb_Shisp_WGS_1.0 HiC_scaffold_50, whole genome shotgun sequence contains the following coding sequences:
- the LOC125199432 gene encoding probable leucine-rich repeat receptor-like protein kinase At5g63930 has translation MGLVGTIPPEIGNISSLVSLDMSDNSFHGPLPVSIFNMSNLEVLSLRNNSLSSSLPLDMCIHNLDRLKILRISYNKMYGNLPSSLEQCSQLEYLSLYNNKFDGIVPRELGNLTKLQTLYIDANKLTGNLILSPWTIVK, from the coding sequence ATGGGTCTTGTTGGAACCATCCCACCAGAAATCGGAAATATTTCTTCTCTCGTTTCTTTAGACATGAGCGACAATTCTTTTCATGGTCCTCTTCCCGTGTCTATCTTTAACATGTCAAATTTAGAAGTCTTGAGTTTGAGGAATAATAGTTTGTCTAGTAGTCTACCTCTTGATATGTGCATACACAATCTTGATCGACTCAAGATTCTTCGTATTTCTTACAACAAGATGTATGGGAATTTACCATCGAGTTTGGAGCAGTGTTCGCAGCTCGAGTATCTTTCTTTGtacaacaacaaatttgaTGGAATAGTGCCAAGGGAACTTGGGAACTTGACCAAGCTTCAAACGTTGTACATTGATGCAAATAAGTTGACAGGTAACTTGATCTTATCTCCATGGACTATAGTCaaataa